The Malus domestica chromosome 10, GDT2T_hap1 nucleotide sequence GAATGTAGAAGGTTGTGCATAAACATTCAAACACAACTTGAGAGAGGATCTATATAATGAACATACAAACCACAACATAAAGCAGGGGTTACATATAAATTTTCCCTCACAACTTAAAGCACTGCAAGGTACCAataacactaatcttaaggtgATAATCAATTCCAACAACTCTATACATCTAAAGTGACTTTTTTATATGTTGTTGGTTCGTAATTGGGATGAACCTCATCAACTACCACTTATCTGCAATCTTACCGATGATGACAGACAACAACAATCTTAAGTTATCCAAGATTAAAGGAAAGCATCGGGGACACTAGAGGGAGCAAACGGTACATATGCAGAGAAAGTCAATAAACAACATTCCAATCCCTGATATTCAGACTTCAACAAACATTTAATTGTAGCTTAACATAATAATAGAGAGGTAAGTTTTAAAAGCAAACTGGGGCGCACCTCTTGGTCCAAACAGTAAAAAATAAGGACCAAGCCAATGCAAAGTGACTATCATTTCCTAGAAACACAGGATGATTTATCATTgaccaaagaaaaataaaaataactgaACCAAGAAACTCAATTCCGTGCCGGTAAGAGTAAGAAGACACCAATTACCAGTATACCGGCAGCAGATTCCGTGGAATCGCCATCGACACGAATCATGGAGCTTCCATCAGAGTAGAACTGATGAACAACATCAGGTTGCTTTTGAAGAATCTGATAGTACTGGGTCACAAAGTAAGAACCCACCTGCAAAAACCCCCAAACCACCCATTACACACAGTACAAATCCACCTATACATACACacaacaaataaacacacaccGCAAATAGTATAAAGATTGAATCTTGACCTGAACAGCACGAACAGCTCCCGGATTAGAACTTGCCATTGCCTCCTCTCTCAGCAAAAAAGCATGCAGCGACGGAGAAAGACTTTTTCTTGTACTCTGCAAAACCCTAAATCGCAGTCGTCCCCGTCAACACTCTGATCGGACGCAGATCCACACACAGAGAGAAGCAACTACAAATCCGAAACCCCAAACCCAAAGGTTTTAGGGCACCTCGGGATTCGTCCCCGTCTTCGCTTGCCGAGGACCGGAAGTAAACGGAAGCTCAAAAATGGCTTTGTATCTCCCAGAGGGCTCTGCTTCTGCTGCTTGCTTCCGGTTTTGCCTTGTGAGCCTCCGATTCGCTAGTTTTAAAGGGTTTTGCGGCAGGAAATCACGGCCGTTCGATTGCTTCGAATCTCGGCCGTTCAACGCAACCCCGAGCAAAGCTTTGCGTACAGATATAAAATGGGGAAATATCAAGTATTTATGTAGGCACCCACAAGTTTATGAACTTCCTTCGATTTACCCTCTCGACTTTCGATTTTGTTTTAAATGTCTAATCCTTTATAACGTGCCAATTTGCTAGTATTTGTTACTTGTATCACATTTTCTTAGTTTTCCCACTAAATTATTCAAAGACGGGTTTTCGCAAGTTGAATATATGGGTCTACTTTTATTAGAAGCGGGTcgattgtttggtttaatatatGAATTTCATGAgtttaattattataaaatatgaCTTTCACaactattaaattttaaaatgtatcaaaCTTACATGTTAATCTTAAATGTGACTTTCAGAGCTATTAGAAGATAACTTAAACCATACACCCCTTGGTAGGATCTCAACCGTCGAAAATCAGAATCTCATCCGTCGATTTGATTGGGTAGGATCAAATTGATCACCAAGATCCTTGCAAGGGGTGTTTTGGGAAAGTAGTGGTGGATGAGAGCGTGATCAAATGCGCTCCACTTGATCTTTTGGTCGGGGTTTGCTAAATTTCCTGATTTTGTGAGGCCGAGTTGAAAAGCCAATAGAGGAAAGATGGAGTGGTTTTTTCCAATTAGGGTTAAGTCATGTGTTTGCAATGGTTTTTGCCAAACACAGGGACATGGGGTTTGGGCAACTGAATTTGTACCACCTAAATAAGGTAAGTAAAATTACCCAATTAGGTTAAAAAGAACTATTCCCCTTCAGGATTTTACGACGACGAGTAGCGTGCTGAGTCAAGAAGCCGCGCCCAAACGCATGTGGGTCCTGCAATAACTATAAGACTCAAGTGGGTCAACagtgaagttttttgtttgtttcaattttGTCGAGATGAGTTGTGCGCTACGTCAAAAAGTTACGCACAAATGCATGTGAATTCAGCTATAACTATAAGATTTATGTGGATTGACAGTCCAATTCCTGATTTGTCTAAAATTTTGATGAGGTGAGTCATGAGTTGCATCAGAAATTGCGTAGATGCAATGTAGGCCACAATACAAGACTCACGTGCGTTGACAATCTCGTTCTTGTTTGTCTAGTTCTTCATTGTAACTTACATCAACAATCAATATCATCATTTGCCTAATTCGTATAGAGAAATCTACATAGTGAGTACTTTATCTTCTTTCCGTCATACTAGGACTTACTTGAAAGTGTTTTCAAAAACATGTTCAAATTTCCGTCATACTAGGACTTACTTGAAAGTGTTTTCAAAAACATGTTCAAATCaccaaaatgtttttttatCGTGTTTGACCAGAAAATTAAAAGTGCCGTATGAAATAAGCAATTGCAATGTGCTTATTTTAGAAAACActtgaattttaatttaaaatttcaacgtgCTCCTAATACAAGCGTTTTTACTAGAACTGCTTTTGACAAAAAAGAATTATGAACTTCCAATGATACAATCTAACATAAATTTAAAGGGTTGAGCCATGTCGGCATTCCGAGACTTCCGATTCCGACGACGATGACAAGTTAAATTTACAGTAAACAACTAACCATCATGTTAAAGATCGATACACGAATACAATTTCCAAAACGACTAAACTGATCACTCTCTGTGTCCCCAAAAATCTGTCAGCTACAAACCAATGTTTCCGAAAAACCTAACTCAGTCAATCAGTCCGGTTTTCTAAAGGAGAAAATTAAGTTGCAAAGGCAAAATATGCAGGCTTATTCCCGCCACATCAGTAGTAACTCCCATAATACGCCTGAGGAACTGAAGCAGGCTGCGGAGCCGGTGCTACTGCTGCCACGGTTGGATGCGCGTAACTTTGTGGCGGGACGGCCTGCTGAAATTGCAACTAAACTATCAGCTCTCGGAAACTACACGAAACACCAGAATAAATGAAAGACAACGTAACATACCTGAGCAGGATACGTAGAAGGATAAGCACCGTAAGCAGCAGTTTGTGGCGCCACCACGGGCGCTTGTGGATTAGCGTAGCCAGCAGTTCCATAACCACCATATGCATTGTACGGctattgaaacaaaatttgaccAAACGAATCAGATAATCAATTCTACTTTTAAGATTCAAAATAATGGGCGAACGTGAAAATTCAATCGTTGAACAACGAAAGGTTTCTCTATCAAATGAATCATGTTAGAAAACTACCTGTTGGGTATAACCAGCTGGCCACTGTTGTCCCTGAGTAGCTTGCGTAGCTGGTGGCCAAGCTTGAGGCTGTGCACCATAACCAGCTGGCCATTGGCTCTGTGCATTTGGATATGCTCCCATGATCGACTGGGCGGGCGATGGAACACCAGAGTAAGCTTTAGCTAGCTTCACTTTATCTGAAGATAGAAAGTCCTCAGCTTGACGTTTTTTCAACTCTGACGTGCTGCTCCTATGAGGTATGAAGAGCTTAGCATGTCGATCCTCAGCCTTCTTGATAGACTGTGCATCTCCAAAGAGGTTAACAAACTGCAAAATCATTTGTTAGCACGTTAGAACTACGaagccaaaataaaataaaatctgaaaGAAACGGAACATTCAGGCATTTAAAAGGCCAAAAGGAcaaatgaaaattaacttgGAGCACAAACTTGTTCAAGAGCAGCATCCTTCGCAGGGAACCATTAAAATATTTCACCAGTGACAGAACATAAACATGCACTTTAGTGCTAGTTCCACCTTTCAATAATTaaatgtgtatgtgtgtgtgtgagagagagagagagagagtccgcTCAAATATCATTCAACGCAACACTATACATACCTCTGAAAAAGTGAAATGTTAATcttacaagaaaacaaaaaatctaTACCTCCAAATAGATGCCAGATAGCTCTTCTCTGTCTGCAACGCTAGCAAAATTGGGGCTCTCTGAGCTGGGCTCTATGAACTTCACAACCAATGAATCTATGTGATCAATTCGCTTTGGCAGTGGCTGTATTGTCTCGAAAACCATCATGGACTGCATgcgaaaattaaaggaaaacggAGAAATTAGGACATTGGCTACAAGAGAGGAGAAAaatatacatgtgtgtgtgtgtttgtgtgtttatctatacagagagagagagagagagagagagagagagagagagaacctcaAGAAATGCTCTTGACAGTTGTATATGCTCGAGTGCTCCATCTAAAATTTCTCTAGCTTTTTCCGCATTCAAAGAAACCTAGgaacaatagaaaataaaaGCAATAAAATTCCAAAACATTTAGTTCAGTTGAAATTTCACATCATCAATTTCACGTTctgattttgaaaagaaaaatgcaaGTAATAGGTGATATATTTCAGAGGAAAAACACATACACATAAAATATAAAAGGAACCACCAAAAACAACTCTAGTACGATCCACAAgacttttattttataaaaaaaaaaatcaatacaaaaagcCCATGCTTTAaccataaaaaaatgaaaaattatttaatcAAAATAGCATATATATGCTACAGGGTCCAATctagagaagtaaaaaaatgaaTAGGGAAATATAAAAATAAGCTAAAACTTCAACagtaaaccaaaataaaagacAGACATCAACTAATAACCTACCAGGTAAGTGAACCGAGAGTACTGAGCATACAACATGGGTAACATCTGTGAATGCTCTTTTACTTTTTCAATGGCAATGGCCTGTTCGTATAAAGAGTAGGCAGCTTCCACATTTccctatgaaaaaaaattaaagaaatgacCAGGTTTAAACATGCAATATGTGTAACGAAACTGGTATGGATCAACTTGTTTACATCATCTTACCAAACGGTGTTCCATATTTGCATGCTTCACGATTGCTTCAAGAAGACCAGGCGAGAGTTCAGATTGTACAAGTTGATAGGCAGCTTGAGCACCAGGTATATCCCCACTCTGCTCTTTGAATCGAGCAGCAAAAAGGTGCATCTCCGGTTGTCTCTGTAATTTCAAGAGAAACAGGTCAAACATGCAACATTACCAGAAAAAAGAAACGTTACTCAACAGAACGATAACATAAAGAAGGCATGTTCCCAAAATTTGTTCAGTTATGATATCTCCAGTTCAACACATAACTAAACTAAATCAGCATATGATAATATATCACTAACTTCAATATAAGGAAAACGAATGCATCCCGTATGAAAGGCTGGTAGTACTGTCGCATAAAAAGGTCTCTGTTATGCATCTGTAATTCTGTATCTAACGTAgggtaaaaaaagaaaaagaaatttccTAATCTTCAACTGGAAGAGGCAAGGTTTACAAACATAACACAAGGCAAAGATAGAGAGAAGAAAATGCCATGGATGATTGTTTGATCATATTCTGTATCTGCCTAGCTCACTTTGAGGGTTCAATGGTCGGTAATCTACAATAGTTTCAATACTTTAAAATCTAAGTTCATAATCATGTTTGTGACTGCTGTGACAGGTAATATATACAACATTCTAGACCAATCTTGATAAATGCATGCACAACATTGGACCTCAATTCTCCACGCAAACTAATTCATTAACTGATTCATTTTCAGTCCACAAACTACAATTTACGAGGATACAAGATTAGTTAGAAAAAAGGAAGACATAGTTTTATCATCATTATCTCTTTCAAAATAAAGAATCATTGAAGTTCATTCACCACAAAATCGTGTCTAAGTTGATAGCATACAAGGAAATACCTTCACAAAAACCTGGGTTGCACGTGCAAGAGCATTATTGGCAATATCCATACTTCCACTGGCCTCCATGCATAGAACATATCGAATCCAGTATTCAGGATAATTAGCACAAGCAATTAGGCACCTTTCATATAGCTTGACAACcttcacaaaaacaaaataaaaattaattaaaaaaggtgCATTCATTAACCATAAAAGAAATGAATGgataaacaaaacacaaaggaGATATGCCCAAGAAATACTCCATTAGTAGAACAGAGAGGCCCCTCAAATAGGAAAGGAGGGACCCTCCTTGCCTGACAGACAGATGGTTAGGAAGATAAGAAGATACCTGCATGCATAACATTGGaactttaaaaacaataaaatttattAACACATCATGAACCTAGAACGTGCACTGACAAATGAGAGTTTGAAATACTTAGCCTCAAAGAAACCAAATCGAAGGCCCATGCTTTAGTCTCAGTTCAAATTCCCGTTTTAAAAGTTGCTTCATCCAACGATTTAGCCAATAAAGCATAGTGCAGCAAATATTACTCGGCTGTGAGTTAATGTATAACAAGCAGGGCAACTAAAAACTTCAagccataaataaaaaaatgaaatcaaattCACTGAAAATACCTTGCTCAAGTCGCCCTCCCTTTCTATAAAGTCTAGGTAACTGGTCCAATTTTCAAGCTCTACAGAATTGAGAGGCCGCACGTGAAAGTAGGGCCTCCTAATAGCTGTTTCAAAACTAATGATCTTAGAATCGAACTCTTTAGCTTTCTTATACACCTCTTCTCTAATGGTGATAAACTTCTCCAACTCCTCGGCTTCTGTTAAGTCAGCACTTACAGGTTTAGGAGATTGTTCTGCACCATCAGATTGAACATCTTCCCCATTGACTTTGTCAATACCCTCTGAATGTGCACCTCCTGCTGCTGCAGCTTCTTCAGCAGTCCTCAATTCTGAGAGTGGCCGACTTCCAGCTAACTCCTTAAAGCTGTTGGCACCAggaataatacaaacaaatttcaATACCATGCAAGTAAAGATGCACTATCCACATAAGTGTTCATGCACATAGAGAAATTGCATGTAAACATACAATATTGTAGATTTAGTATAATTCTATGAGAACCACAAATCAGACACAAATACATACTTATAACCAAACATTATGAGGGGCATTCTTAGCTTGATGGCAAATAGAATATATTTGTACTATATATGAACACTTCGAATTTACAGGTTACCCACATGCACAGCACATCCATCAACTACAGTCATGCATTCCAAGACAACAAAGTGGAACCCGGCGCCCCAAACGAAAATAAGACAATTAACTACTTGAAGTTTAAACGAGTATAACAAATGTGAATCTTTTCATAAGCTCTTCCATAAACTTCCAGAAGCTACTTGTGATACTAGCCAAGCACACAGTGATACATTTGTCCCCGGCCCTACCAAGTAAATAATTCAAAAACAGCAACAAGCACAGACAATCACCGCTGACATTATCTTCAATGCCATACAAATCtaagatgtaaatgaataaaCTGAAAACCTCAAATACTGTAaccaaaaagagaaggaaaaaaccccaaaaaataaaatattaaatttaaacaaatatgtGAATGTGCAGCTGGTGAACACCTGTTCCAATACCGATCCAGTTGCTGATTTGGGTTCTCTAATATTCGTGAATAGATCATGGCAAGGCGGCCCCACTCCTGCTGCATGTACTCATATTCTATATACTTATCCCACAGAGTAAAGGACAGGTAATCTGTTCCAACATAAGCAAGTCCTCGCTCAAAAAGCCTGAAATGCCATAAACATGAAGTATTGTGATGAGATGAGTACAAACGTTATACAGCTGAGATAAACACATCCATGAAAGGGAGACACCGGCACAATTCAGTCTAACACCATATGACACTTCTAAACGCTGAATTTACCTTCCTGAAAAAAACCATACTATGTCCGTCAAATGGAGCAGTGATAGAGGCCATCTAAGCCCTTAACTGGATGAGATCTTCCCGGCAGCAATTTGCATAATGATGCACTTCAGAGTGTCAAAGTTAAATAGAGCCATAATTCATTGACTTCTAAGTTACTAAGATGCAGGTCTTCATGGTAAGGTGGAACATACATTTGAGGTCAAAAATGGAATTAGAacgtttaaaaattaaaaaaaactacacTCATACTGTAGCCTCAAAACCAAGGGATTGCACATCagaaaaacatttcaaaagtGCATTCCCATCAAACCTTTCTGGAAATACATGTGAGGAATCACTGTTGAATCATACTGAAATGACGTTAGAAAACAAGAACACCAGTATGTTGCAACTGAGAAACCATACAACCATGAACTACCAAAGCAAAGACCAGCACAAACAATGCATAAAAGAAGAGCTATTACCTTCTAACAGTGTCTGGATCTCCATATGTGCTTATAGCAAAAATGCAGTAATGCAACCAGATATCAACTGAATAGGTAACACCTTGAACTGCACGTTCATAAACCTCCACAACTTTATCGATAGAACCTAGACGTGCCTCATGATCCGCATACTTTTTCCAATAACCATAACATAACGGAAACTCTGCTAAAAAAGCATCATAAACTTTCCGAATTTTCAATATGTTATCCTGCATATAAATGCAGAGCAATTTGTTAGTTCAAAAAAGAACTGCTTGATAAATGTATGAATCATATTCAAATAGTCAGTAGATTCCGACAGCAAGAGTTGTGGCAAACACCAACTTGATTGCAAACACCAAGTAAAGATTTCACTTATAAGAACAACAATATGATTAAGTAACCACAATATTTATTGCATATTACCATTTCCATAATATAAAGGAGCAGACTTACTAATTTGGAAATCCTCCTTTCCTCACCGTCTCACTACAATTATTATTACTACTACTATTATTTCATTTTCCAATTGATACTACTACTATCAATTTAATTTCTCGGTCAGAAGAACTATTACTAAAACTTAGCTTCTATCTTTTTATgcctcataaaataaaataaaactaatatCTAAGATTATACAGATAAACTACAGCTATTTCAAAAATTAGCTACTTTCATATTTACCCACTAATGCAAACCATGGGAGCACCATGGTATGCTAAGGCAGCTGACCATCAAAGAAATATCTAAGAACATATACAAGGTACAGAAAGTTCACAGTTTTGCAACCTCATATGAATCATACTTAAATAACAACAATTTCTCGGCCAAAACCTTATCTTTTGCAACCTCAGATGATTCACACTCACCCAAAAGATTAATCTAATAACTCAAAAATCCAGCTAACATACCTGTGCAATCTTCTCTGTCTCTTCAATTAAAGCAGTCCAGGCATTGAAATCCAAGGAATTAGCCCTCACAATGTTCCACAGTCTATCTTCTTCGACAGACATGGCTGCAATAAAAGAAACGAAAGAAATAAATATATGAAAACATGTAAACTGATAAATGAAGTAACTCCAGAGTCCAGACCCATAATCTAGAAGGAAGAACAAAATAGCAAACAGATGAAGATTAGAAGATATAACTACAAACTCCCTATTGGAATCCCAATATTTAATATCCCCGTGTTTTGAAAAATGGCAGATTCGTTAAAGGAACATAATGAACAAAACAACCTGTTCCTGAGGGTACAGTTACTATCTGACAGGACAAGCATCATCATGTATTTACTGAAACCTTAAAGCATCTGATGACAAGTTCAGAATTTTATCCGCAAATAGTACTGTCTCTATTGGCTCACTGACAACTTATGGATATACCAGAAACAGGATATTTACCACATTTTAAATCCCACTCCCATGACAGCAACAAGATAATTTTGTCATGGTTAGAAATCTCTCCAGATATGCTTACAAGATGAGTGCATATCTTTTACTAAACACTTCCTTAATAAATGTTCAATTAATACAAGAATACGAGGTTTGGTTAACAAACTACTGTTACATAATCACACGCTAACTTTCAGATCAATTACTGAAAGGTATAGGTTTCATGTGGCTAAACAAAAGTCACCGGTAATCTCACCCAGAAAACATGCAAGAGAACATACCAGAAGCATCCCCAAATTGTTGTGGATCAAGAGGTTCGGCATTTCCATTATCAACTGATGAAACAGTTCCCACTCCAGAAGCAATAACACCATTCATAGAAGAATCATAACTAGCAACTTGAGATGACTCCAAGGCGTCATTTTCATTACTAACAACATTCCCACTAGCATCTGTCACTCCAACAGCTGGTTTGGTTTCATATGCTGTGTAACTTTGTGTTTCTTGCATGAGAGAATTGGGATCCGCAGAATATGCATTTCCATCACCTATGTTAGAACCGCCAGGTGTATTAGAAAACTCTGGGGTAGCCTCAGAATGCAATGCACCCGTATCAGTAGCAATATTTGAGCTGGCATCAGCATACCCCGTTGAAGTATATCCTGCTGATGTATACCCCATCACTGCAGATGTTTGAGCAACAACTGTCTCACTGTCTGCCATACTTGACGATCAAATTTTTGCCTTCCTATAGTACCAACTGCAAGAATATAAACAATAAACTTATAAGCACTACAGCCAATTGAGAGGAGCGAGACGGGGTCCCACTTACAATTAGGTATGCAATCCAAAACATATAGTAATTAAGAACTAACCACTTAAAAAAAGGAGAGTAGAATGTTCTAACTATTTGTTTTGGCAACATTGTAACCTCTGGATACTACTAGAGCTGTTATCATGGAACAGTAGGAATGAAGTCAAGTACAAGCCTCTAAAAAACGGATCAGACACGGATGCACATTGACTAACGTCCTCAAACATCCATCACACATATATTCAACTAACAAAATAGTTCTTACAAACACATTATGACATGCTTTAGTAGAGAAACTGGTTAATCTTTAAATTCATAATATGTAGTGTAAAAATGTACTGTAATTAGTGTCGAACTAATAAAACAGAATTACGACAACTAATTCGCCATCAAAACCACAGCTCGGCCACTATTTGACAGATCAGCCGTGTAAATAaccctttcaggacaaatgtaTTCAAATCATCGCAGACACTAGTAACGAATCAATAAAAATGCGGGTTCGATAAAATTCTGATGAGTTTTCAACTATTCATCATTACATCTGGGTGCAATTTCTACCAGTTTAATTTAAATGTCGAAACtccaaatttttaaataatcAAACAAAACTGCACCTAAGTTTCTGCATATTACATGTCCAATCTGAATACTAACAGAACTAAAACCAGCAGGGAAAACAACTCTCATTGAAAATTAAACAATTCGCAGTCaaattaaaacaacaaagaacaaCCTAACAAGCAAAAAGCCTAGGGTTTGGTAGGATAAGATAAACCCTAATTGAAATACATAGCAGTAAGAAACGGAAACGGAAACGGAAACGAAAGGGTTGGGAAGAAGAGAGAGGTACCTGAGGGAAAGATACGGCGGCGTTTTGAAGAGAGTTCTGGAACTGAGCTTCGAGGAAgatatggagagagagagagagagagagagagatttaaagCCCTTTCAGTAAACATAAATTTTGGTGGTAAAACGAGAAGCAGCAGAAAAAGAGAGACGGCAACTTGAAGGGTCTTAGATTTTATTTTAGAGAAATGATAGCAATGGTTCatcaattttaatcaaattaaaataatgatttcttaattaaaaattaattattattggtTCCTTaatttatcaaaatgtgtagctatagtcatttttattaatttcatcaaaattttgttaaaataagttatgttcgaatgaccatttatacaattagggtccctcaattcatcaaagtgtgtaattatggttcttttcgtcaactacgtcaaaaaatttgtcaaaacgagttatgttggaatgatcattgctacaattgggttaaagttaaaagACTCTTTCTCTAGTTGAATTAAAATTggaggaccaatggtaatggattttcaattgagggaccatagctgcacattttgataagttgaggggccaatgataatgaatttttagttgagagaccattactTCAATTTagttaaagttaagagaccatAATTataatttactctttattttatttctttttcttttctttatttgtttcctttttttaatgACGTGGAGGTCTTTTTGGATTTGGGCCGTCCCAATTTTGGAGATAGGGGATACAAGGTTTGGGCCTGTTGTGATAGACTAGCCCAATTAACCAAAtgaaagaaagagaacaatggCTTATTTCAAAGTGTTTTAAAAATAGTTAAAAGCATTTTTCGCGAACATGTTTTTTTACGTACTTTCTCTTTATACCCAAAATTCCACTCTCCATCTCCGCACCAATGAAGCcatgtttttccttttctcaaGAAACAAATAATTGTATCATTTCCAATAAGTTTAATAGTGTCTTGTCTTTGTACGTTGGACAAAGCTCGAAAGTTAAAATCTAAAATCCAAATGACAAATTTACGTTTATCGACTTACAATAGCAGAATAAGAGAAGAACTGGATATATAAATTCTCACAAGTGAAATACATCACACCTTAACAAAGCTCAAATGATGAAAGAAACAAATCATTTAGCACACCAAAATTTAACTTGAAGTGAAACTTGGTTTCCACGTTCCAAGACTTGCATGCTGTTTTCCcaccaagggtttctgaaactTACTTTTCACATCGCCATTATTACTGTTAAATAATGTTTTAATATTGGAGCCTTTGTTCGTGTTCATAGCCATAGGCCTTGCAGTTGCAGTTGCCTTCTTCTTCGCCTGACTTGGAGCTTTCTTGGCTTCTTGATGGAGCCTTTGTGCAGAACTGGTAGCAGTATTAGGGTTTTGCACTTTGATAGCCGGTGAGTTCTTACGATCGACTATCTTGTTtatgcttccaatcatcccaTCATTTTCTGAAAaccaaaaaatcgaaaaataaaaaacctcgATCCTTTGCGTGAAATATACAAATTCTGATGAAAGAAGAATCTCAGAAGATCAATTACCAGGACTCGATAACACGGCGCGAGGACGGAGGACTAAGCAAGCTTTAGCATCTGGTGTTGTAGCCTTGCCAAGATTTTTGCTGTTCTCTATTGTCATTAACAAGTACAGATAAATTTAGATGGTAATAACCAGAAGGGTAAATTTTTTAAAGCTAAAGCTCAAcctttggatgaagaaattgatTGTCTGGGTAGCTTAGGTGCATAAGCCTCCATGGTTAATCTGGCAAGCAATGGTGAAGAACAACTTTTAATCTCCTTCGCTGCGAAATATACGTATGAAACTTAGGTATCGTCCTATACGAATACATATTTTTTTGCTTAAATCAACTTAATAATTCTCGAGAAGTAATGGAAATTATATCGTAGTTCAACTATTTATAAATTGAATTTCGATATGCATGGTTTTAATATCCGTCGAGAATATCTTCTACGTAACTTGTATTCGTTCTTGAAAAACCTGGAAATTACACCTGCATGGATGTTTGCCAACAGCAACTTTCTGTGATCATCTTGTGGAGAAAACTGATCTTCTTGTTGATCATGTAGCCTCACCTTCACCTTCGGATACACTTCCAGAATTCAAAACAAGCAAAAGAACGTTAAACACAAAATTAAGATCATGAATACAAGAAAAATTTGAACACACACTTGAAAAAAAGAGTAAATTCCGAGTTCGAGTTTTCGCACTCTGTTGTTTCGTTTGTGATTCGAAATCCGGAAACAAAGATT carries:
- the LOC103445474 gene encoding pre-mRNA-processing factor 39-1 isoform X2 produces the protein MADSETVVAQTSAVMGYTSAGYTSTGYADASSNIATDTGALHSEATPEFSNTPGGSNIGDGNAYSADPNSLMQETQSYTAYETKPAVGVTDASGNVVSNENDALESSQVASYDSSMNGVIASGVGTVSSVDNGNAEPLDPQQFGDASAMSVEEDRLWNIVRANSLDFNAWTALIEETEKIAQDNILKIRKVYDAFLAEFPLCYGYWKKYADHEARLGSIDKVVEVYERAVQGVTYSVDIWLHYCIFAISTYGDPDTVRRLFERGLAYVGTDYLSFTLWDKYIEYEYMQQEWGRLAMIYSRILENPNQQLDRYWNSFKELAGSRPLSELRTAEEAAAAGGAHSEGIDKVNGEDVQSDGAEQSPKPVSADLTEAEELEKFITIREEVYKKAKEFDSKIISFETAIRRPYFHVRPLNSVELENWTSYLDFIEREGDLSKVVKLYERCLIACANYPEYWIRYVLCMEASGSMDIANNALARATQVFVKRQPEMHLFAARFKEQSGDIPGAQAAYQLVQSELSPGLLEAIVKHANMEHRLGNVEAAYSLYEQAIAIEKVKEHSQMLPMLYAQYSRFTYLVSLNAEKAREILDGALEHIQLSRAFLESMMVFETIQPLPKRIDHIDSLVVKFIEPSSESPNFASVADREELSGIYLEFVNLFGDAQSIKKAEDRHAKLFIPHRSSTSELKKRQAEDFLSSDKVKLAKAYSGVPSPAQSIMGAYPNAQSQWPAGYGAQPQAWPPATQATQGQQWPAGYTQQPYNAYGGYGTAGYANPQAPVVAPQTAAYGAYPSTYPAQAVPPQSYAHPTVAAVAPAPQPASVPQAYYGSYY
- the LOC103445474 gene encoding pre-mRNA-processing factor 39-1 isoform X1; protein product: MADSETVVAQTSAVMGYTSAGYTSTGYADASSNIATDTGALHSEATPEFSNTPGGSNIGDGNAYSADPNSLMQETQSYTAYETKPAVGVTDASGNVVSNENDALESSQVASYDSSMNGVIASGVGTVSSVDNGNAEPLDPQQFGDASAMSVEEDRLWNIVRANSLDFNAWTALIEETEKIAQDNILKIRKVYDAFLAEFPLCYGYWKKYADHEARLGSIDKVVEVYERAVQGVTYSVDIWLHYCIFAISTYGDPDTVRRLFERGLAYVGTDYLSFTLWDKYIEYEYMQQEWGRLAMIYSRILENPNQQLDRYWNSFKELAGSRPLSELRTAEEAAAAGGAHSEGIDKVNGEDVQSDGAEQSPKPVSADLTEAEELEKFITIREEVYKKAKEFDSKIISFETAIRRPYFHVRPLNSVELENWTSYLDFIEREGDLSKVVKLYERCLIACANYPEYWIRYVLCMEASGSMDIANNALARATQVFVKRQPEMHLFAARFKEQSGDIPGAQAAYQLVQSELSPGLLEAIVKHANMEHRLGNVEAAYSLYEQAIAIEKVKEHSQMLPMLYAQYSRFTYLVSLNAEKAREILDGALEHIQLSRAFLESMMVFETIQPLPKRIDHIDSLVVKFIEPSSESPNFASVADREELSGIYLEFVNLFGDAQSIKKAEDRHAKLFIPHRSSTSELKKRQAEDFLSSDKVKLAKAYSGVPSPAQSIMGAYPNAQSQWPAGYGAQPQAWPPATQATQGQQWPAGYTQQPYNAYGGYGTAGYANPQAPVVAPQTAAYGAYPSTYPAQQAVPPQSYAHPTVAAVAPAPQPASVPQAYYGSYY